One genomic region from Gemmobacter aquarius encodes:
- a CDS encoding glycoside hydrolase family protein produces the protein MKLSIASNQFPMFQPTGLDDVKDPCPVFDGCVWHMYGSGGTVTSETWQVYHATAPALEGPWTQAPLIDLPLTGSGVAAPGVVFADGLFHMFIQTEFMKPGGKVEHLTSHDGYGWTHATTCFAAITGTAEHGIYDPHPAEVQGQKYIVYSAMPDFQRVPQPDVYLARSTGGTWFGPWERLGKILDHEDIPHHNPRHHPDYEWGLEGPQLVQLDDGKVLLNATCFLPSGPRGSRQRVFFAIADSIQGPYRSLGPVMDPTEPGENGHSTVMVQGNELTLFYQSRVATTGHRWRYGILRMLMDAFTAPAPRVSL, from the coding sequence ATGAAACTTTCCATCGCCTCGAACCAGTTCCCGATGTTCCAGCCGACAGGTCTGGACGACGTGAAAGACCCCTGCCCCGTCTTCGATGGCTGCGTCTGGCATATGTATGGCTCGGGCGGCACCGTCACCTCCGAGACGTGGCAGGTCTACCACGCCACCGCCCCCGCGCTCGAAGGCCCGTGGACCCAGGCCCCCCTGATCGACCTGCCGCTCACCGGATCGGGCGTCGCAGCCCCCGGCGTGGTGTTTGCGGATGGTCTGTTCCACATGTTCATCCAGACCGAGTTCATGAAACCGGGCGGCAAGGTCGAACACCTCACCAGCCATGACGGCTACGGCTGGACCCATGCCACCACCTGCTTTGCGGCGATCACCGGCACCGCCGAACACGGCATCTACGACCCCCACCCCGCCGAGGTGCAGGGCCAAAAATACATCGTCTACTCCGCCATGCCCGATTTCCAGCGCGTGCCGCAGCCCGATGTCTACCTTGCACGTTCGACCGGCGGCACATGGTTCGGCCCGTGGGAGCGTCTGGGCAAGATCCTCGACCACGAGGACATCCCCCACCACAACCCGCGCCATCACCCCGATTACGAATGGGGGCTCGAAGGCCCGCAGCTCGTGCAACTCGACGACGGCAAGGTGCTTCTGAATGCCACCTGCTTCCTGCCAAGTGGCCCCCGCGGCAGCCGCCAGCGCGTGTTCTTCGCTATCGCCGACAGCATCCAAGGCCCCTACCGCAGCCTCGGCCCCGTGATGGACCCGACCGAACCCGGCGAAAACGGCCATTCCACAGTGATGGTGCAAGGCAACGAGTTGACGCTCTTTTACCAAAGCCGGGTCGCCACCACCGGCCACCGCTGGCGCTACGGCATCCTGCGTATGCTGATGGACGCCTTTACGGCCCCCGCCCCGCGTGTGTCGCTCTGA
- the ftsA gene encoding cell division protein FtsA, with protein sequence MTDLYQSQRAMRHMRRAAMQRGVIAILDVGTSKIACLILRFDGPERLREADGVGPMAGQSSFRVIGAATTRSRGVKFGEIAQMNETERAIRTAVQAAQKMANVRVDHVIASFSGAEPRSYGLAGEWELQDSVVTEQDVARALASCDVPDIGVGREVLHAHPVNFALDHRTGLGDPRGQIGNRLACDMHLLSVDGSVVQNLLYCIKRCDLELAGIASSAYVSGVSSLVEDEQELGAACIDMGGGTTGISIFMKKHMIYADSVRMGGDHVTSDISKGLQIPLAVAEKIKTKHGGVYATGMDDREMIETGGESGDWEKDRRQISRTELIGIMRPRVEEILEEARSRLDAAGFDSLPSQSIVLTGGASQIPGLDGLAARILGQQVRLGRPLRVQGLPQAATGAAFASAVGLCLFAAHPQDEWWDFEIPSERYPARSIKRAFKWFKDNW encoded by the coding sequence ATGACCGACCTTTACCAATCGCAAAGAGCGATGCGCCATATGCGCCGGGCCGCGATGCAGCGGGGTGTCATCGCCATTCTGGACGTGGGCACCAGCAAGATCGCCTGCCTGATCCTGCGCTTCGACGGGCCCGAGCGCCTGCGCGAGGCTGACGGGGTGGGGCCGATGGCGGGGCAGTCTTCGTTCCGCGTCATCGGGGCCGCGACGACGCGGTCGCGTGGGGTGAAGTTCGGTGAAATCGCCCAGATGAACGAGACCGAGCGGGCGATCCGCACCGCCGTGCAGGCGGCGCAGAAGATGGCCAATGTGCGGGTCGATCATGTGATCGCGAGCTTCAGCGGCGCCGAGCCGCGCAGCTATGGCCTTGCGGGCGAGTGGGAATTGCAGGATTCGGTCGTGACCGAGCAGGATGTGGCCCGCGCTCTGGCATCGTGTGACGTGCCCGATATCGGCGTGGGGCGCGAGGTGTTGCACGCGCATCCGGTGAACTTTGCGCTGGACCATCGCACGGGGCTGGGTGATCCGCGCGGGCAGATCGGCAACCGGCTGGCCTGCGACATGCATCTTTTGTCGGTCGACGGGTCGGTGGTGCAGAACCTGCTGTACTGCATCAAGCGCTGTGATCTGGAACTGGCGGGGATTGCGTCATCGGCTTACGTGTCGGGCGTGTCATCACTGGTGGAAGACGAGCAAGAGTTGGGGGCCGCCTGCATCGACATGGGCGGCGGGACCACGGGCATTTCGATCTTCATGAAAAAGCACATGATCTATGCGGATTCGGTTCGCATGGGCGGGGATCATGTCACCTCGGACATCTCGAAGGGGTTGCAGATTCCGCTGGCGGTGGCCGAGAAGATCAAGACGAAGCATGGCGGCGTCTATGCCACCGGCATGGATGACCGCGAGATGATCGAGACCGGCGGCGAGAGCGGCGATTGGGAAAAGGACCGTCGCCAGATCAGCCGGACCGAGTTGATCGGGATCATGCGGCCGCGGGTCGAGGAGATTCTGGAAGAGGCGCGGTCGCGTCTGGATGCGGCGGGCTTTGACAGCCTGCCGAGCCAGTCGATCGTGCTGACGGGCGGGGCGAGCCAGATTCCGGGGCTTGACGGGTTGGCCGCGCGTATTCTTGGGCAGCAGGTCCGGTTGGGCCGTCCGCTGCGTGTTCAGGGCCTGCCGCAAGCCGCGACGGGTGCCGCTTTTGCCAGTGCCGTGGGCCTTTGCCTGTTTGCCGCGCATCCTCAGGACGAATGGTGGGATTTCGAAATACCTTCGGAGCGATACCCTGCACGTTCGATAAAGCGGGCCTTCAAATGGTTCAAAGATAACTGGTAA
- the murC gene encoding UDP-N-acetylmuramate--L-alanine ligase, whose translation MNAATKLPGELGPIHFVGIGGIGMSGIAEVLMTLGYSVQGSDAKASRITDRLVSLGATVFEGQSAANIGDAAVVVISSAIKKGNPELEEARRRKLPVVRRAEMLAELMRLKSNIAIAGTHGKTTTTTMVATLLDKGGFDPTVINGGVIHAYGSNARAGAGEWMVVEADESDGSFNRLPATIAIVTNIDPEHMEHWGTFDALRKGFFDFVSNIPFYGLAVCCTDHAEVQALVGRVTDRRFVTFGFNAQADVRAVNLRFEGGKAHFDVALQGEGDGAVIEGCVLPMPGDHNVSNALAAVAVARHLGMKKDEIREALAGFAGVNRRFTKVAEVNGVTIIDDYGHHPVEIAAVLKAARQAIAGKPGARVIAVHQPHRFTRLSSLFEDFCTCFNEADVVGIADIYAAGEDPIAGASRDDLVAGLIAHGHRHARAVQDEADLARLVREQARPGDMVVCLGAGSISAWANALPAKLMGAAA comes from the coding sequence ATGAATGCTGCGACGAAACTGCCCGGAGAGTTGGGGCCGATCCATTTCGTGGGGATCGGCGGGATCGGCATGTCGGGGATCGCCGAAGTGCTGATGACGCTGGGCTATAGCGTGCAGGGGTCGGATGCCAAGGCATCCAGGATCACCGACCGGCTGGTGTCGCTGGGTGCGACGGTGTTCGAGGGGCAGAGCGCCGCGAACATCGGGGACGCGGCGGTGGTGGTGATTTCCAGCGCCATCAAGAAGGGCAATCCGGAACTGGAAGAGGCGCGGCGGCGCAAGCTGCCGGTGGTGCGGCGGGCCGAGATGCTGGCCGAGTTGATGCGGCTGAAATCGAACATCGCCATTGCCGGAACCCATGGCAAGACGACGACGACGACGATGGTGGCGACGCTGCTCGACAAGGGCGGGTTCGACCCTACGGTGATCAACGGGGGCGTGATCCACGCCTACGGATCGAACGCGCGGGCGGGGGCTGGCGAGTGGATGGTGGTCGAGGCGGATGAGTCGGACGGGTCGTTCAACCGTCTGCCCGCGACGATTGCCATCGTGACCAATATCGACCCCGAGCATATGGAGCATTGGGGAACCTTTGACGCGCTGCGGAAGGGGTTCTTCGATTTCGTGTCGAACATCCCGTTCTACGGGCTGGCGGTGTGCTGCACCGACCACGCGGAAGTGCAGGCGCTGGTGGGGCGGGTGACCGACCGGCGGTTCGTGACCTTCGGTTTCAACGCGCAGGCCGATGTGCGGGCGGTCAACCTGCGCTTCGAGGGTGGCAAGGCGCATTTCGACGTGGCCTTGCAGGGCGAAGGTGACGGCGCGGTGATCGAGGGTTGCGTGCTGCCGATGCCGGGGGATCACAATGTGTCGAACGCCTTGGCGGCGGTTGCAGTGGCGCGGCATCTGGGCATGAAGAAAGACGAAATCCGCGAGGCCTTGGCAGGCTTTGCCGGCGTGAACCGGCGGTTTACCAAGGTGGCCGAGGTGAACGGTGTCACCATCATCGACGATTACGGCCATCATCCGGTGGAAATCGCCGCCGTGCTGAAGGCGGCGCGGCAGGCGATTGCGGGCAAGCCGGGGGCGCGTGTGATCGCGGTGCACCAGCCGCACCGCTTCACGCGGCTGTCGAGCCTGTTCGAGGATTTCTGCACCTGCTTCAACGAGGCCGATGTGGTCGGCATCGCCGATATCTATGCCGCGGGGGAGGACCCCATCGCGGGTGCCAGCCGCGACGATCTGGTTGCGGGGCTGATCGCCCATGGTCACCGCCACGCCCGTGCCGTGCAGGACGAGGCCGATCTTGCACGTCTGGTGCGCGAGCAGGCGCGGCCGGGGGATATGGTCGTCTGTCTGGGGGCAGGATCGATCAGCGCCTGGGCCAATGCGCTGCCTGCAAAGCTGATGGGGGCTGCGGCGTGA
- a CDS encoding alkane 1-monooxygenase has protein sequence MTARPIPLSAFAAASLLPAALIATGAALAGPWPAIALVTLFLLPIALDHLLARAADPQGAEFPAGNGLLVLLALTAFALPLAAIHGATSPSTGPAHKAALLIATGLWLGQIAHPAAHELIHRTDRRLYWLGVAVYSALLVGHHASSHRLIHHRFVATPDDPATARRGEGFWRFLLRASWQGYRAGFAAESARSRRIHPYAVYTALSAATLTAAALVAGPMGAALWVLLACHAQLQIHLSDYVQHYGLTRRILPDGKPEPVGPAHSWNSAHWATSALLLNAPRHSDHHTNPQRPYPGLRLPDTAPRLPWPLPLAALIALVPPLWRRLMAPELSRHLSRLPPAG, from the coding sequence ATGACAGCGCGCCCGATCCCCCTTTCCGCCTTTGCAGCCGCCTCGCTGCTGCCCGCAGCCCTGATCGCCACAGGCGCGGCGCTTGCAGGCCCGTGGCCCGCCATAGCGCTTGTTACTCTCTTCCTGCTGCCGATCGCCCTCGACCACCTCCTCGCCCGTGCCGCCGATCCGCAGGGCGCGGAATTCCCCGCCGGAAACGGTCTCCTCGTCCTCCTCGCGCTCACAGCCTTTGCCCTGCCGCTCGCCGCGATCCACGGCGCCACCAGCCCCTCCACCGGCCCCGCACATAAAGCAGCGCTCCTCATCGCAACCGGCCTCTGGCTCGGCCAGATCGCCCACCCCGCCGCGCACGAGCTGATCCACCGCACCGACCGCCGCCTCTACTGGCTGGGCGTCGCGGTCTACTCCGCCCTCCTCGTGGGCCACCACGCAAGCAGCCATCGCCTGATCCATCACCGCTTCGTCGCCACCCCCGACGACCCCGCCACCGCCCGCAGGGGCGAAGGCTTCTGGCGCTTTCTCTTGCGCGCAAGCTGGCAAGGCTACCGCGCGGGCTTCGCCGCCGAATCCGCCCGCTCCCGCCGCATCCATCCCTACGCCGTCTACACCGCCCTCTCTGCCGCAACGCTGACCGCTGCCGCACTGGTCGCAGGCCCCATGGGCGCAGCCCTGTGGGTGCTTCTCGCCTGCCACGCGCAACTGCAAATCCACCTGTCCGACTATGTCCAGCACTACGGCCTGACCCGCCGCATCCTGCCCGACGGCAAGCCCGAACCCGTCGGCCCCGCCCATTCGTGGAACTCGGCGCATTGGGCAACATCGGCGCTCCTCTTGAACGCACCGCGCCATTCCGATCACCACACCAACCCGCAGCGCCCCTATCCCGGCTTGCGCTTGCCCGATACGGCCCCCCGCCTGCCATGGCCGCTCCCTCTCGCCGCGCTGATCGCTCTGGTCCCGCCGCTCTGGCGCCGCCTCATGGCTCCAGAACTGTCCCGCCACCTCTCGCGCCTGCCCCCAGCCGGATGA
- a CDS encoding cell division protein FtsQ/DivIB, giving the protein MQSVGRQGALGRQGALGGHRVYQRGLRRDPAPSRWQYRMQRLWLTPLFRVLFRVGLPLLVIGGVTAVYVANDARRAALVQGYADLKEKFQNRPEFMVGLISVEGASPELAEAIRGRAGLTLPASSFDLDLDLARQRIEDLDAVASAELRVRSGGVLQMLITERMPVMVWRTGERIEMLDETGHRVASLSSRTDRADLPLVAGDGADLVAGEALEIFAAAQPILPRVRGLVRMGERRWDLVLDRNQKIMLPEHNAVSALERLIALDRAEDLLARDLLTVDLRNEERPVLRLAPNAMNERRKAQGIDVSEGNNL; this is encoded by the coding sequence GTGCAATCGGTAGGCAGGCAGGGCGCGCTGGGCAGGCAGGGGGCGCTGGGCGGCCATCGCGTCTATCAGCGCGGCCTGCGGCGCGATCCGGCGCCGTCGCGCTGGCAATACCGGATGCAGCGGCTGTGGCTGACGCCGCTGTTCCGCGTGCTGTTCCGCGTTGGTCTGCCGCTTCTGGTGATCGGCGGGGTGACGGCGGTCTATGTGGCGAACGATGCGCGTCGGGCGGCGCTGGTGCAGGGCTATGCCGATCTGAAGGAAAAGTTCCAGAACCGGCCCGAGTTCATGGTCGGCCTGATTTCGGTTGAAGGCGCTTCGCCCGAACTGGCCGAGGCGATCCGCGGTCGGGCCGGGTTGACTCTGCCTGCGTCTTCCTTCGACCTCGACCTCGATCTGGCGCGGCAGCGGATCGAGGATCTGGACGCGGTGGCCTCGGCCGAGTTGCGGGTGCGGTCTGGCGGGGTGCTGCAGATGCTGATCACCGAGCGGATGCCGGTGATGGTGTGGCGCACCGGCGAGCGGATCGAGATGCTGGACGAGACGGGGCACCGCGTGGCGAGCCTGTCGTCGCGCACCGACCGCGCCGATTTGCCGCTGGTGGCGGGTGACGGGGCCGATCTGGTGGCGGGCGAGGCTTTGGAGATTTTCGCGGCGGCGCAACCGATATTGCCGCGGGTGCGCGGGCTGGTGCGGATGGGCGAGCGGCGGTGGGATCTGGTTCTGGACCGGAACCAGAAGATCATGCTGCCCGAACACAATGCCGTTTCGGCGCTGGAGCGGTTGATCGCGCTGGATCGGGCCGAGGATTTGCTGGCGCGTGATCTGTTGACGGTGGATTTGAGAAACGAAGAACGACCCGTGCTGCGGCTTGCTCCGAACGCCATGAACGAACGCCGCAAAGCACAGGGCATCGATGTGAGCGAGGGCAACAACCTATGA
- a CDS encoding SRPBCC domain-containing protein, whose protein sequence is MGFASPGQRLLRAHIDPDILPRWLGTPDLSLSVGHVDPRPGGRFDIEARFPEGPRSVASGQFVDLAETRIRLEARLDTGIFAGIAPRPVQITLEIEAEAHGTRLTLSLRFADRTTRDAALNGSLAATLDRAYSRLDALLQD, encoded by the coding sequence ATGGGATTCGCCAGTCCCGGCCAGCGTCTGTTGCGCGCGCATATCGACCCCGACATCCTGCCCCGCTGGCTCGGCACCCCCGACCTGTCCCTGTCTGTCGGCCATGTCGACCCCCGTCCCGGTGGCCGCTTCGACATCGAGGCCCGTTTTCCCGAAGGCCCCCGCAGCGTCGCCTCGGGCCAGTTCGTCGACCTCGCCGAAACCCGCATCCGCCTCGAAGCCCGCCTTGATACCGGCATCTTCGCGGGCATCGCCCCGCGTCCGGTCCAGATCACCCTCGAAATCGAAGCCGAGGCGCATGGCACCCGCCTTACGCTCTCGCTCCGCTTTGCCGACCGCACCACCCGCGACGCCGCCCTGAACGGTTCGCTCGCCGCGACGCTGGACCGCGCCTACAGCCGCCTCGACGCGCTTTTGCAAGACTGA
- a CDS encoding DUF2484 family protein, which yields MNWALVAAFGWLIVANVMAMLPTRDQHWTAAYVLIAAGIPILGWVTWANGPVWGIAILLMGCSVLRWPLVFLFRWLRRKAAGTP from the coding sequence ATGAACTGGGCGCTGGTGGCGGCTTTCGGGTGGCTGATCGTGGCCAATGTGATGGCCATGCTGCCGACGCGGGATCAGCACTGGACTGCAGCCTATGTGCTGATTGCGGCGGGTATCCCGATCCTCGGCTGGGTGACATGGGCCAACGGGCCGGTCTGGGGGATTGCGATCTTGCTTATGGGATGCAGTGTGCTGCGCTGGCCGCTCGTGTTCCTGTTCCGCTGGCTGCGACGCAAGGCGGCGGGAACGCCATGA
- the murB gene encoding UDP-N-acetylmuramate dehydrogenase yields MSRDLPMLRGTLTPHRPLAELTWLRVGGPADLFFQPADEADLVAFLTALDPAETVFPMGVGSNLIVRDGGIRAVVIRLGRGFNGISAQDGLVVAGAAALDAHVARRAAEAGLDLTFLRTIPGSIGGAVRMNAGCYGSYVADHLVSVRAVTRAGDVVTLPAADLRLAYRQSHLPEGWVIVDATFRAEAGDPAKLEAKMAEQIAKRDASQPTKERSAGSTFRNPVGHSSTGKADDRHDLKAWKVIDEAGMRGASRGGAQMSPMHSNFLINTGGATAADLEGLGEDVRKRVFQASGITLEWEIMRVGEPAAK; encoded by the coding sequence ATGAGTCGCGATCTGCCCATGCTGCGCGGCACGCTTACCCCGCATCGCCCGCTGGCCGAGTTGACATGGCTGCGCGTGGGCGGGCCTGCCGATCTGTTTTTCCAGCCTGCGGACGAGGCCGATCTGGTGGCGTTTCTGACGGCGCTCGATCCGGCCGAGACGGTGTTTCCAATGGGGGTCGGGTCGAACCTGATCGTGCGGGACGGCGGGATACGGGCTGTCGTGATCCGCTTGGGGCGTGGGTTCAACGGGATTTCGGCGCAAGACGGGCTTGTGGTGGCCGGGGCTGCGGCACTGGATGCCCATGTGGCGCGGCGGGCGGCAGAGGCTGGGTTGGACCTGACCTTTCTTCGCACGATACCGGGCAGTATCGGCGGCGCGGTTCGGATGAACGCGGGCTGCTACGGCAGCTATGTGGCCGATCATCTGGTATCGGTGCGGGCGGTGACGCGGGCGGGCGACGTGGTGACGCTTCCGGCGGCGGATTTGCGGCTGGCTTACCGCCAATCGCATCTGCCCGAGGGTTGGGTGATTGTCGACGCGACCTTTCGGGCCGAGGCGGGCGATCCGGCAAAGCTCGAGGCGAAGATGGCCGAGCAGATCGCCAAACGCGATGCGAGCCAGCCGACCAAGGAGCGGTCGGCGGGGTCGACGTTCCGCAATCCGGTGGGTCATTCCTCGACCGGAAAAGCCGATGACAGGCACGACTTGAAGGCGTGGAAGGTCATAGACGAGGCCGGAATGCGCGGGGCGAGCCGTGGCGGGGCGCAGATGTCGCCGATGCATTCCAATTTCCTCATCAACACCGGAGGGGCGACTGCCGCCGATCTGGAAGGATTGGGGGAAGATGTGCGAAAAAGGGTTTTCCAAGCGAGCGGGATCACGCTAGAGTGGGAAATTATGCGCGTCGGTGAACCGGCGGCAAAATAA
- the ftsW gene encoding putative lipid II flippase FtsW, whose product MTEMVYGSMPSRVSEPVLPRWWRTIDKWSMSCVMVLFGIGLLLGLAASVPLATRNGLDPFYYVQRQAFFGGLGIVAMLGVSMMSPYTVRRVGVVGFVLAMVALCLLPVFGTDFGKGAVRWFSFGFASFQPSEFLKPGFIVVCAWMMAASFDLNGPPGKLVSFLLSFAVVMILAMQPDFGQAALVLFGWGVMYFVAGAPMMLIAGIIGIVTVGGFLAYESSEHFARRIDGFMTPDIDPRTQLGYATNAIQEGGFFGVGVGEGQVKWSLPDAHTDFIIAVAAEEYGLILVLVIIALYTTVVVRSLFRLMKERDPFIRLAGTGLACIFGVQAMINMGVAVRLLPSKGMTLPFVSYGGSSVIAAGITAGALLAMTRARPQGTMGDIFQRRGR is encoded by the coding sequence ATGACCGAGATGGTTTATGGCTCGATGCCCTCACGGGTGAGCGAGCCTGTTCTTCCCCGTTGGTGGCGGACGATCGACAAATGGTCGATGAGTTGCGTCATGGTGCTGTTCGGGATCGGGCTGCTTCTGGGGCTTGCGGCTTCGGTGCCCTTGGCCACGAGGAACGGGCTGGACCCGTTCTATTACGTGCAGCGGCAGGCGTTTTTCGGCGGGCTGGGGATCGTCGCGATGCTGGGCGTGTCGATGATGTCGCCCTATACGGTGCGGCGTGTCGGCGTGGTCGGTTTCGTGCTGGCGATGGTGGCCCTGTGCCTGTTGCCGGTCTTTGGTACCGATTTCGGCAAGGGCGCCGTGCGCTGGTTCTCGTTCGGCTTTGCGTCCTTCCAGCCGTCGGAATTCCTGAAGCCGGGGTTCATCGTGGTCTGCGCCTGGATGATGGCGGCGAGCTTCGATCTGAACGGGCCGCCCGGAAAGCTGGTGTCGTTCCTGTTGTCCTTTGCTGTGGTGATGATTCTGGCGATGCAGCCCGATTTCGGTCAGGCGGCGCTGGTGCTGTTCGGCTGGGGGGTGATGTATTTCGTGGCTGGTGCGCCGATGATGCTGATTGCGGGGATCATCGGGATCGTGACCGTGGGCGGTTTTCTGGCCTATGAGAGTTCCGAGCATTTTGCCCGCCGGATCGACGGGTTCATGACGCCCGACATCGACCCGCGCACGCAGCTTGGCTATGCGACGAACGCCATTCAGGAAGGCGGGTTCTTCGGGGTCGGCGTGGGCGAGGGGCAGGTGAAGTGGTCGCTGCCGGACGCGCATACCGATTTCATCATCGCGGTGGCAGCCGAGGAATACGGGCTGATTCTGGTGCTGGTCATCATCGCGCTTTACACCACTGTGGTGGTGCGCTCGCTGTTTCGGCTGATGAAGGAGCGTGATCCGTTCATCCGGCTGGCGGGGACGGGGCTGGCCTGTATCTTTGGCGTGCAGGCGATGATCAACATGGGGGTGGCGGTGCGGCTGCTGCCATCGAAGGGGATGACCTTGCCCTTTGTCAGCTATGGCGGGTCGTCGGTGATCGCCGCCGGAATCACGGCGGGGGCACTGCTGGCGATGACGCGGGCGCGTCCGCAGGGGACCATGGGCGACATCTTCCAGCGGCGGGGGCGCTGA
- a CDS encoding UDP-N-acetylglucosamine--N-acetylmuramyl-(pentapeptide) pyrophosphoryl-undecaprenol N-acetylglucosamine transferase produces the protein MAAPLLLIAAGGTGGHMFPAQALAEVMVRKGWRVKLSTDARGARYAGGFPHVVKVEQVSSATFARGGALAKVLVPLRIAGGVLAAVAGMLRDRPAVVVGFGGYPTIPALGAAWLLRRPRMIHEQNGVLGRVNRLFAPRVDKVACGTWPTALPDGVTGYHTGNPVRGAVLERSGAGYIPPGDYPMSVVVIGGSQGARILSDVVPAAMAALPEGLRLRLRVAQQARDEDMARVVAAYDAAGMLAEVKPFFADIPKRLAEAQLVISRSGASSVADISVIGRPSILIPFAAATGDHQTANARGLVDAGAAVLIPEKALDAASLAAQLEAVLTQSDAAMTMARHALGQARPDATERLVALVEELAKEKTA, from the coding sequence ATGGCTGCGCCGCTGCTCTTGATCGCGGCAGGTGGCACGGGGGGGCATATGTTCCCCGCGCAGGCGCTGGCCGAGGTGATGGTGCGCAAGGGCTGGCGGGTGAAGCTGTCGACCGACGCGCGCGGTGCGCGTTATGCGGGGGGATTTCCGCATGTGGTGAAGGTCGAGCAGGTGAGTTCGGCCACCTTCGCGCGGGGCGGGGCGCTGGCCAAGGTGTTGGTGCCGCTGCGGATTGCGGGCGGCGTGCTGGCGGCGGTGGCAGGGATGCTGCGCGACCGGCCTGCGGTGGTGGTGGGGTTCGGCGGCTATCCGACGATTCCGGCGCTGGGGGCGGCGTGGCTGCTGCGTCGGCCGCGGATGATCCATGAACAAAACGGCGTGCTGGGCCGCGTCAACCGGCTTTTCGCGCCGCGTGTGGACAAGGTGGCTTGCGGCACCTGGCCCACCGCGTTGCCCGACGGGGTGACGGGCTATCACACGGGAAACCCCGTGCGGGGCGCGGTGTTGGAACGGTCGGGGGCGGGGTATATTCCGCCCGGAGATTACCCGATGAGCGTGGTGGTGATCGGCGGAAGCCAAGGCGCGCGTATCCTGTCGGATGTGGTGCCTGCGGCGATGGCCGCGCTGCCCGAAGGGCTGCGGCTGCGGTTGCGCGTGGCGCAGCAGGCGCGGGACGAGGATATGGCGCGGGTGGTTGCGGCCTATGACGCGGCGGGGATGCTGGCCGAGGTCAAGCCGTTCTTTGCCGACATCCCCAAACGGCTGGCCGAGGCGCAGCTTGTCATTTCACGCTCGGGCGCGTCTTCGGTGGCCGATATATCGGTGATCGGGCGGCCGTCGATCCTGATCCCCTTTGCGGCGGCGACGGGGGACCATCAGACCGCGAATGCGCGCGGGCTGGTCGATGCGGGGGCGGCGGTGCTGATCCCGGAAAAGGCGCTTGACGCTGCCAGCCTTGCCGCGCAATTGGAGGCGGTGTTGACGCAAAGCGATGCCGCCATGACCATGGCGCGGCATGCTCTGGGGCAGGCGCGGCCCGATGCGACAGAGCGTCTGGTGGCGCTGGTCGAGGAACTGGCAAAGGAAAAGACGGCATGA